From Armatimonadota bacterium, the proteins below share one genomic window:
- a CDS encoding alpha/beta hydrolase: protein MMMRFIFVHGSWMNEKCWAPVRSLLEAQGCETVAVNLPGHGHDETPLSALTFASYTDAVRAALTSPSVLVGHSMAGTVISQVAELAPKRIQSLIYVAAYLLKSGQTLNELAQSDADSGVGPAMRPAPDWSTLDLDEPSRSPLFFHDVDPLVAEPFLAQWRAEPVAPLGTPIQLGDAYAGVPRWYVRTELDRVISPSMQAQMLEATPCKQRSLPTGHLPMLAQPKALADILLEATK from the coding sequence ATGATGATGAGATTTATCTTCGTGCACGGTTCTTGGATGAACGAGAAATGCTGGGCTCCTGTCCGCTCGCTGCTCGAAGCGCAGGGTTGCGAGACGGTGGCAGTCAACCTGCCTGGACATGGACATGATGAAACTCCGCTGAGCGCACTCACCTTTGCGAGCTATACGGATGCGGTGCGCGCCGCGTTGACGAGCCCGTCTGTGCTTGTCGGGCACAGCATGGCTGGTACCGTGATCAGCCAAGTCGCAGAGCTTGCACCCAAAAGGATCCAATCGCTCATCTATGTTGCGGCTTACCTGTTGAAGAGCGGACAGACGCTGAATGAACTCGCACAATCCGATGCTGACTCTGGTGTCGGCCCGGCGATGCGCCCGGCACCCGACTGGAGCACGTTGGATTTGGACGAACCAAGCCGTTCCCCGCTGTTCTTCCACGATGTTGACCCTTTGGTCGCCGAGCCGTTTTTGGCCCAGTGGCGAGCCGAGCCAGTTGCTCCTCTTGGCACGCCCATACAGTTGGGTGATGCCTATGCGGGCGTCCCTCGTTGGTATGTGCGAACCGAGCTGGATCGGGTAATCAGTCCTTCCATGCAAGCGCAGATGCTTGAAGCAACCCCTTGCAAACAACGCTCGTTGCCCACCGGTCACTTGCCAATGCTTGCGCAACCCAAAGCGCTTGCCGACATTTTGCTGGAGGCGACAAAGTGA
- a CDS encoding caspase family protein: protein MTLTTLLSFAILSRSAATPAKAVPAPAAASTTYALIYGVGNYPNFVNAAGETVVNALHGPPNDTDDMRKLITRDYGVPGSNTRLRLNSNATADTLIADLKWVVSKVKPGDTFFFYFSGHGIQLKNAAEPDGLDEGIVLSGGRFVVDDDIRGLREAFNNAGVNVVFIFDSCFSGGLSRGPFEGFFRGQGVRFSNRLMTEKNSARRPTRRAIGGESHPKALPKQQLTANGKGYGLMLEASGENQSSVEVEDENGKLPARGIFTWVFAETVRQNPSASLGAVMKAILKEFDEEGISDMQRPQYETFNRDATGSPLRTLLKPQTTANRLQ, encoded by the coding sequence ATGACACTCACGACTCTCCTCTCGTTCGCAATCTTGTCGCGCAGTGCCGCAACTCCGGCAAAGGCGGTTCCCGCCCCAGCGGCCGCAAGCACAACCTATGCGCTGATCTATGGGGTCGGGAACTACCCGAACTTTGTGAATGCCGCCGGCGAAACGGTGGTGAACGCCCTGCACGGCCCCCCAAACGACACCGACGACATGCGCAAACTCATCACCCGCGACTACGGGGTACCGGGCTCCAACACCCGGCTGAGACTCAATTCCAATGCGACGGCCGACACGTTGATCGCCGATTTGAAGTGGGTCGTCTCCAAGGTCAAGCCAGGGGACACCTTCTTTTTCTACTTCTCGGGTCACGGGATTCAGTTGAAGAACGCAGCGGAGCCCGATGGGCTTGATGAGGGGATCGTCCTTTCGGGAGGGCGGTTTGTCGTGGATGACGACATCCGCGGGTTACGGGAGGCATTCAACAACGCCGGGGTGAACGTGGTGTTCATCTTCGATTCGTGTTTTTCGGGCGGGCTTTCCCGTGGGCCGTTTGAAGGGTTCTTCCGAGGGCAAGGAGTCCGGTTCTCCAACCGCTTGATGACCGAAAAGAACAGTGCTCGGCGCCCGACACGCAGAGCGATCGGGGGCGAATCGCACCCCAAGGCCCTGCCAAAGCAGCAATTGACGGCAAACGGCAAGGGCTACGGACTTATGCTCGAGGCATCTGGCGAAAACCAGAGTTCAGTGGAAGTCGAGGACGAAAACGGAAAACTCCCGGCCCGTGGGATTTTCACCTGGGTCTTTGCCGAAACTGTCCGACAGAACCCCTCGGCCAGTTTGGGTGCGGTCATGAAGGCGATCCTTAAAGAGTTTGACGAGGAGGGGATCTCCGATATGCAGCGACCTCAATACGAAACGTTCAACCGGGATGCCACAGGGAGTCCGCTTAGGACTTTGCTCAAACCGCAAACCACCGCAAACCGGCTCCAATAA
- a CDS encoding CHAT domain-containing protein yields MALCTATLLFVVLASAPNQAEPIVLGFARAGNPFERRISDALKNPQTALRDLDAVIREASRSEDTEAQSVAFFWRGSLLAESGQLGDSALEFGEAIRLLANSSNPKLAARSYLGRGVVWHRAGKDQPAIADLSAAAGLWETLKDNRSLAESFLWLAAAESNSSKPGWQATLGRCELLAQSVKDNRILVGASRVKATNSLMRQDWPNCRRFARQGLSRSESGDFWKQDRAECKRLLAWGEFRESPPGHVLDLARDARKDFELAQSDHPFPEVIEKGKGECSYLAAAALVDMRMWDAAKAELANWKLPDFGRRLLVYIAAGTGDIKLALDLLKSGEIPGDPIPVYLETCKILYGQSDYRGLDAVTAFGLRELAGNDSLDARRGRGILLDYSGLAGASEGDYTRAEASFSASIALLMPSDPGGNGVQIPVAGPRSLALMHLGQMYALIGQKSKALAQIPLGLAAAAEAEEDAGKSPDSVAFLPEALFNQGSILLDCGRTEEALKSLDRAATLFQGRDMRLEMLKCEHSRGNALLRLGRTNEAIKALRSSLGRDDDPVSAESRAVRQTNLAQALMESGRTEEARRLLSQALPIVEGSGDVANISLIRLMVGRSLWMGGEKAAAILFGKAALASLQQMKEGTKGIDPKAQTVFIVEMSERFREVARWLCDQNRVPEAEEVLYALKAEQFGSAAGERSSASEKISLTPKESAWMKKFQDLGTPVLAIAREYSDLRAVAEKTEGQRKRLAELEQLLDQASSAFNEFQRGAMAEFGKLKLGEDQALAAIERSKKQAQKLAGLPGRPAIIYPFLTADGVSLIVATPSGSVVKRPAQPLTAQEFNLAVLNFRVCLRLPQADPTPYAKVLYDQLVAPMDAELKAGGIDTLMWMMEGQIQLVPVAALVNPTTGRYLVEEHPLSLLCYKDGDTGRLSEPGSKTWRGASFGVSLDSRVGDETFSALPGVQGELAGFHQLVPGDPPVVDAQFDESSLTGSLVPGTNVLHIATHFQFKRGSINESFLLLGQSKTLTVSALKDKRDGLFSTIDLLVLSACQTAVPERDRAADADGIPFDTVASVAESKGAASVLATLWKVFDKSTSAFMLSFYRLRNEHPELTKAQLIRQSQIDMIEGRITPATGERVSEGGGQRSEGNEEPMPELPKWPSGRPAYSHPYYWAPFVLFGNWR; encoded by the coding sequence ATGGCACTTTGTACCGCTACGTTATTGTTCGTTGTTTTGGCCTCTGCCCCCAACCAGGCGGAACCCATCGTTCTTGGTTTTGCCCGTGCGGGCAACCCCTTTGAGCGGAGGATCTCCGATGCGTTGAAGAACCCCCAGACGGCCCTGCGCGATTTAGACGCTGTCATCCGCGAGGCTTCCCGATCCGAGGACACCGAGGCGCAATCGGTTGCCTTCTTTTGGCGGGGCAGCCTTCTAGCGGAATCCGGCCAACTTGGCGACTCGGCCCTTGAGTTTGGAGAGGCCATCCGGCTGCTTGCAAACAGCAGCAACCCCAAACTGGCCGCCCGGTCCTATCTGGGCCGAGGGGTTGTTTGGCACCGGGCGGGGAAAGATCAGCCCGCCATCGCCGATCTCAGCGCGGCGGCCGGGCTCTGGGAAACATTGAAGGACAACCGATCGCTGGCTGAGTCCTTCCTTTGGCTGGCCGCGGCCGAGTCCAATTCTAGCAAGCCCGGTTGGCAGGCGACTTTGGGTCGTTGCGAATTACTGGCGCAGTCGGTCAAAGACAACCGGATCCTTGTGGGGGCCAGCCGGGTGAAGGCAACGAACTCCCTGATGCGGCAAGACTGGCCCAACTGCCGCCGGTTTGCCCGGCAAGGGCTTTCGCGCTCGGAATCAGGAGATTTCTGGAAGCAAGACCGGGCCGAGTGCAAACGCCTGTTGGCTTGGGGTGAGTTCCGCGAATCGCCTCCGGGACACGTTTTGGATTTGGCCCGGGACGCGCGCAAAGATTTCGAATTGGCCCAATCCGACCACCCGTTCCCCGAAGTCATTGAAAAGGGCAAAGGGGAATGCAGCTATTTGGCGGCGGCTGCCCTGGTCGATATGCGTATGTGGGATGCGGCCAAAGCAGAGCTTGCGAATTGGAAGCTGCCGGACTTCGGCCGCCGCCTGTTGGTCTATATCGCGGCCGGCACCGGCGACATCAAACTTGCCCTCGACTTGTTAAAGAGCGGGGAGATCCCCGGCGACCCTATCCCGGTCTATCTTGAGACCTGCAAAATCCTGTATGGCCAATCCGATTACCGCGGGCTGGATGCCGTGACTGCCTTTGGCCTTAGGGAGCTTGCCGGGAACGACTCGTTGGACGCCCGCCGGGGGCGCGGGATCCTTTTGGATTACTCCGGATTGGCCGGAGCCAGCGAGGGCGATTACACCCGGGCGGAAGCCTCGTTTTCGGCCTCCATCGCTTTGCTCATGCCGTCCGATCCCGGGGGCAACGGCGTCCAAATCCCCGTGGCCGGGCCGCGCTCCCTGGCCTTGATGCATTTGGGCCAGATGTACGCCCTGATCGGACAAAAATCAAAGGCCCTGGCGCAGATTCCGCTTGGGCTGGCGGCAGCGGCTGAAGCCGAAGAAGATGCTGGCAAATCACCGGATTCCGTTGCTTTTCTCCCTGAGGCCCTTTTCAACCAGGGCTCGATCCTGTTGGATTGCGGACGGACGGAAGAAGCGCTCAAATCGCTGGACCGTGCAGCAACGCTTTTTCAGGGGCGGGATATGCGGCTGGAGATGCTCAAGTGCGAACACAGCCGTGGCAACGCCCTTCTCCGTCTCGGCCGAACTAATGAGGCAATCAAGGCTTTGCGGAGTTCTTTGGGAAGGGACGACGACCCGGTCAGTGCCGAATCCCGGGCCGTGCGTCAGACCAACCTGGCCCAGGCTCTCATGGAATCTGGGCGAACCGAGGAAGCCCGCCGGCTTTTGTCCCAAGCCCTCCCCATCGTCGAAGGATCGGGCGATGTGGCGAACATCTCGCTGATCCGGCTCATGGTCGGCCGCAGTCTGTGGATGGGCGGCGAAAAGGCGGCGGCAATCCTTTTCGGCAAGGCCGCATTGGCTTCTTTGCAGCAGATGAAGGAAGGGACCAAAGGCATTGACCCCAAGGCCCAAACAGTTTTCATCGTCGAGATGTCGGAGCGGTTCCGCGAGGTTGCCCGATGGCTTTGTGACCAGAACCGGGTGCCAGAAGCGGAAGAAGTGCTCTACGCCCTCAAAGCGGAGCAATTCGGGAGCGCGGCGGGAGAACGCTCTTCCGCCTCCGAAAAGATCAGCCTGACCCCAAAGGAATCCGCTTGGATGAAGAAGTTCCAAGACCTGGGAACCCCGGTTCTGGCCATTGCCCGGGAGTATTCCGACCTGAGGGCCGTTGCCGAAAAGACCGAAGGCCAACGCAAACGGCTTGCCGAGTTGGAACAACTGCTCGACCAAGCCAGTTCGGCCTTCAATGAGTTCCAAAGAGGGGCGATGGCCGAGTTCGGAAAGTTGAAACTAGGCGAAGACCAAGCCTTGGCAGCCATTGAGCGCTCCAAGAAGCAGGCCCAGAAACTGGCCGGGTTACCTGGCCGCCCCGCCATCATCTACCCCTTCTTGACGGCAGACGGGGTCAGCTTGATCGTTGCCACGCCTTCCGGAAGTGTGGTGAAAAGGCCGGCCCAGCCGCTCACGGCCCAGGAGTTCAACTTGGCCGTACTCAACTTCCGTGTGTGCTTGCGGCTCCCCCAGGCGGATCCAACCCCCTATGCCAAGGTGCTCTACGATCAGCTTGTCGCCCCGATGGATGCCGAGTTGAAAGCCGGCGGGATCGACACTCTGATGTGGATGATGGAAGGCCAGATCCAGTTAGTCCCGGTCGCCGCGCTGGTCAACCCGACGACTGGCCGTTACCTTGTCGAAGAGCATCCGCTTTCCCTGCTGTGCTACAAGGATGGCGACACGGGCCGTTTGTCGGAGCCCGGGAGCAAAACCTGGCGCGGGGCGTCGTTCGGGGTCTCGTTGGATTCCCGAGTTGGCGACGAGACGTTCTCTGCTTTGCCGGGGGTTCAGGGCGAGCTGGCGGGTTTCCACCAGTTGGTTCCGGGGGATCCGCCAGTCGTGGATGCCCAGTTCGACGAAAGCTCATTGACGGGCTCGCTTGTGCCGGGCACGAATGTTTTACACATCGCCACCCATTTTCAGTTCAAGCGGGGGTCGATCAATGAATCGTTCCTGCTGCTGGGGCAATCCAAAACCCTGACGGTTTCGGCCCTGAAGGACAAGCGGGACGGCCTGTTTTCGACCATCGACCTTTTGGTTTTGTCGGCGTGTCAGACGGCGGTTCCGGAGCGGGATCGGGCGGCGGATGCCGATGGCATCCCCTTCGACACGGTTGCTTCGGTTGCCGAATCAAAAGGTGCCGCTTCTGTTTTGGCGACCTTGTGGAAGGTGTTTGACAAAAGCACGTCGGCCTTCATGCTCAGCTTTTACCGCTTGCGCAACGAGCACCCAGAACTAACAAAGGCCCAACTGATCCGGCAATCGCAGATTGACATGATCGAAGGGCGGATCACGCCGGCCACCGGCGAGCGGGTTTCTGAAGGCGGCGGGCAGAGGAGCGAGGGCAATGAAGAGCCGATGCCGGAACTCCCAAAGTGGCCATCGGGGCGGCCCGCCTATTCGCACCCCTATTATTGGGCGCCGTTCGTGTTGTTTGGCAATTGGCGGTGA
- a CDS encoding type 1 glutamine amidotransferase domain-containing protein produces MSLRDPNAVSKLRPKRIAIVISNPAVSTTTGWPVGFWWSELTHPYYEFTEQGYEVEVFSVTGGKCEADAMSDPRDASGYSATDLISMGFIATPTLSALVEKTRPVDEIDVNRFDAIVVAGGQAPMFTFESATGLHMKFAEFYESGKVTCALCHGTAILRYARLSNGELLVKGKTVTGFANVEEDFADNAVWEYGLLPRDKHVMPWRIEDVLKNLGANYVQVGLWRSFAVRDGNLVTGQQNFSGAETARMVIRALGE; encoded by the coding sequence ATGTCACTTCGTGATCCAAACGCAGTTTCCAAGCTACGCCCCAAGCGCATTGCCATTGTCATCTCGAATCCTGCGGTCTCCACGACCACAGGTTGGCCGGTGGGCTTTTGGTGGAGCGAATTAACCCACCCTTACTATGAGTTCACCGAGCAAGGGTACGAGGTGGAAGTGTTCAGCGTGACCGGGGGCAAATGCGAAGCAGATGCGATGAGCGACCCGCGCGATGCAAGCGGCTACTCGGCGACGGACCTCATCTCCATGGGATTCATCGCAACTCCAACGCTGTCGGCACTCGTGGAAAAAACGCGTCCGGTCGACGAAATCGACGTGAACCGGTTTGACGCGATCGTTGTGGCGGGCGGGCAAGCCCCAATGTTCACTTTCGAGTCCGCGACCGGCCTGCATATGAAATTTGCCGAGTTTTACGAATCGGGCAAGGTCACCTGTGCCCTGTGCCACGGAACAGCGATTCTGCGATACGCGCGATTGTCGAACGGCGAACTCTTGGTCAAAGGCAAGACGGTAACCGGATTCGCCAACGTGGAAGAAGACTTCGCCGACAACGCGGTGTGGGAATACGGCCTGCTTCCGCGGGACAAGCACGTTATGCCTTGGCGAATCGAAGATGTCCTGAAAAACCTTGGCGCGAACTACGTGCAGGTTGGCTTGTGGCGGTCGTTTGCGGTGCGTGACGGCAATCTCGTCACCGGCCAGCAGAATTTTTCCGGTGCCGAAACAGCGCGCATGGTCATCCGCGCGTTGGGGGAATGA
- a CDS encoding NAD(P)-binding domain-containing protein has protein sequence MKIGVIGRGNVGNTLGGRFAEAGYQVMYGVKSPVQGDEQSVEVVAQWADMIVLSVPATAITAEFFRGEGWQGKIVVDATNPIAPGFDGLDWGDEHSWGERVARLLPDSHVVKAFNTVGFNVMENPKFGGKSATMLVAGDDAESKRLVIEAAAAIGFSPEDAGPLTQARWLEAFAWLWISMAVKFGHGREMAFLFARR, from the coding sequence GTGAAGATCGGCGTCATTGGCAGAGGCAACGTTGGCAATACCTTGGGGGGTCGCTTTGCCGAAGCGGGCTATCAAGTGATGTACGGCGTGAAGTCTCCAGTCCAAGGCGATGAGCAATCGGTGGAGGTGGTGGCGCAATGGGCCGACATGATTGTTCTGAGCGTGCCCGCAACCGCAATCACAGCGGAGTTCTTTAGGGGCGAGGGGTGGCAAGGAAAAATTGTGGTGGATGCCACAAACCCGATAGCACCGGGCTTTGATGGCCTCGATTGGGGCGATGAGCATTCGTGGGGCGAGCGGGTGGCGCGACTTTTACCAGATTCGCACGTGGTCAAGGCCTTTAACACTGTCGGATTCAATGTCATGGAGAATCCAAAATTTGGCGGGAAGTCGGCAACGATGCTGGTCGCCGGCGACGATGCCGAATCAAAGCGTCTCGTTATTGAGGCAGCGGCTGCGATCGGCTTTTCGCCCGAGGACGCCGGGCCCCTCACCCAGGCTCGATGGCTGGAGGCATTCGCTTGGCTTTGGATTTCAATGGCCGTGAAATTTGGCCATGGGCGAGAGATGGCGTTTTTGTTCGCAAGACGGTAG
- a CDS encoding caspase family protein, with protein MLNALILSSVLLAAPRPEAPPHHYRILLIGAGKYPQFPGQDLSAAKDVERVHDFFRERLGVPEDEIKVVNDSSKMDRDSILGEVRNWLVAGAKPGNVVVLWWGGHGLAIPTGSGPETIGAIVPPKLRKLATGEIDSDSLILTRELRVEFSRLPAGVTDATIFLDCCYSGAADRSGGRTRELVAKVTKPNPERLALPPLGDPKEFVYVSAGNQFQPVSEVQDEDGQSMGPLAYSLLKLGPRISAGITYRDFETLLNGVAMQTRSTREPEVRGAVDRPLFGGQIAAQSWNFPVFFPKQDPARAGQGKLSTYRKRFKAFSADVEYNPDLPFIPVGQLQGIRPGMRFLVTDGKGYKQELEAGLCFADFTQLKPLGSEAPPPTHDDLSARVVDSVGARVVKIGPADLATAQALDWDNQSKLVGNPLIAIIPPGKPSDYQFRYDTSSGYLEIVSKNGATVMLKPLKDVQMATADLIRCVAHGDLVRNLDMAGIPSFNVEIKLVPVTTNFTPSQRDKGEFQGSAMRATGLLAGEALKGRIGPDSVFCIAVRVRANPEAEKLETDHIPGQFFAKHSRVYISALAVDQDHSVKAVFPFRAPTDGSGESYAATPIQIERDQWSGWTYLGLRGRLLTEQQALADPAALRLVNPSPAFGKGGTESIKVIANEKDFDFSRLVSAGVRGADGSAAEDLLNQIMNGGEATADRGPADRLQDWGVATATYWLLSR; from the coding sequence ATGTTGAACGCCCTAATTTTAAGTTCGGTTTTGCTGGCGGCACCTCGCCCAGAAGCCCCCCCCCACCACTACAGAATCCTTTTGATCGGGGCGGGGAAGTACCCACAGTTTCCCGGCCAGGATCTCAGCGCCGCAAAGGACGTGGAGAGGGTGCACGACTTTTTCCGGGAGAGGTTAGGAGTCCCCGAAGACGAGATCAAAGTCGTCAATGACAGTTCCAAGATGGATCGGGACTCAATATTGGGCGAAGTCCGGAATTGGCTGGTCGCTGGCGCCAAGCCCGGTAACGTCGTCGTGCTGTGGTGGGGTGGCCATGGCTTGGCGATCCCCACCGGAAGCGGGCCGGAGACCATCGGAGCCATCGTTCCGCCCAAACTCCGCAAGCTTGCCACGGGCGAGATCGATTCCGATTCTCTCATCCTGACCCGCGAGTTGAGGGTCGAATTCAGCCGGCTCCCAGCTGGTGTGACCGACGCCACAATCTTCCTCGATTGCTGCTATTCCGGGGCGGCCGACCGATCCGGCGGACGGACCCGCGAATTGGTCGCCAAAGTCACCAAACCAAACCCCGAGCGCCTCGCTCTGCCACCCTTGGGCGACCCGAAGGAATTCGTCTACGTCTCGGCAGGTAACCAATTCCAACCAGTTTCCGAAGTCCAAGATGAAGATGGGCAATCCATGGGGCCGCTCGCCTATTCGCTACTCAAACTCGGCCCCCGCATTTCCGCCGGAATCACCTACCGCGATTTCGAAACCCTCCTGAACGGCGTCGCCATGCAAACCCGGTCCACCCGCGAACCGGAGGTCCGGGGTGCCGTCGACCGGCCCCTTTTTGGCGGGCAAATCGCCGCGCAGAGTTGGAATTTTCCCGTCTTCTTCCCCAAGCAGGATCCGGCCCGGGCGGGGCAAGGCAAACTCTCCACCTACCGCAAAAGGTTCAAGGCTTTTTCGGCTGATGTCGAATACAACCCGGATTTGCCGTTCATCCCTGTCGGCCAATTGCAGGGGATCCGCCCCGGAATGCGGTTTTTGGTCACCGACGGCAAAGGTTACAAACAAGAGCTGGAGGCAGGGCTGTGCTTTGCCGACTTCACCCAACTCAAACCGTTGGGTAGTGAGGCCCCGCCCCCAACCCATGACGATCTTTCGGCCAGGGTCGTCGATTCCGTCGGAGCCCGGGTCGTCAAAATCGGCCCCGCCGACCTGGCCACCGCCCAGGCACTTGATTGGGACAACCAATCCAAGCTCGTGGGAAATCCCTTGATCGCCATCATCCCCCCTGGCAAACCCTCCGACTACCAATTCCGCTATGACACGAGTTCCGGCTACCTGGAGATCGTTTCAAAAAACGGGGCAACGGTCATGCTCAAACCGCTCAAAGATGTCCAGATGGCCACGGCAGACTTGATCCGGTGCGTCGCCCATGGCGACCTTGTCCGGAATCTCGACATGGCGGGGATCCCATCCTTCAACGTCGAAATCAAGTTGGTGCCGGTCACCACGAATTTCACCCCGAGTCAAAGGGATAAAGGCGAATTCCAAGGGAGCGCCATGAGGGCGACAGGCTTGCTGGCCGGGGAGGCGCTCAAGGGAAGGATTGGCCCGGATTCCGTTTTTTGTATTGCCGTGCGCGTGCGGGCGAATCCGGAAGCTGAAAAACTTGAAACCGACCACATCCCCGGCCAATTCTTTGCTAAGCACTCCCGCGTGTACATTTCAGCTCTTGCAGTTGACCAAGACCACAGCGTCAAAGCGGTCTTCCCATTCCGCGCGCCGACAGATGGCAGCGGAGAGTCGTATGCGGCGACCCCCATCCAGATCGAACGGGATCAATGGTCGGGCTGGACCTACCTGGGGTTGCGGGGGAGGCTCCTAACCGAGCAGCAGGCCCTTGCCGATCCGGCCGCACTCCGATTGGTCAACCCAAGCCCGGCCTTCGGCAAAGGGGGGACGGAATCCATCAAGGTCATCGCCAATGAAAAGGACTTCGACTTTTCCCGCCTGGTGAGTGCCGGTGTCCGGGGGGCCGATGGCTCTGCCGCCGAGGATCTGCTCAACCAGATCATGAACGGCGGCGAAGCGACCGCCGACCGGGGGCCTGCAGACCGCCTTCAAGATTGGGGTGTGGCCACCGCGACCTATTGGCTTCTAAGCCGCTAG
- a CDS encoding helix-turn-helix transcriptional regulator: MSDHWFVVVVHALMNGKQRFSGLQRAIPNVSKKVLTQTLRRMERDGFVRRTVFPVVPPHTEYELTNLGQSVVPPLQMLCRWALENFENVEQHRISYDDRIAAKSDH; this comes from the coding sequence GTGAGTGACCACTGGTTTGTTGTGGTTGTGCATGCACTCATGAACGGTAAGCAACGCTTCTCGGGTTTGCAGCGCGCTATCCCCAATGTTTCGAAGAAAGTACTCACTCAAACATTGCGCCGGATGGAGCGCGACGGCTTTGTGCGGCGGACAGTTTTTCCAGTCGTTCCACCTCATACTGAGTATGAGCTCACCAATCTGGGGCAGAGCGTTGTGCCGCCACTGCAAATGCTATGTCGTTGGGCACTCGAAAATTTTGAAAATGTGGAGCAACATCGGATCAGTTACGATGATCGAATCGCGGCCAAAAGCGATCATTAA